Proteins encoded within one genomic window of Clostridia bacterium:
- the dsrM gene encoding sulfate reduction electron transfer complex DsrMKJOP subunit DsrM, with translation MKMGFSLLVVAILVAAAILGSAISQLQFLLAVVVPYGAAATFLLGLVYRIIKWGRVPVPFRIPTTAGQQKSLPWIKASALDNPWSAPGVAGRIALEVLFFRSLLRNTRTEVHLEPKGPKLAYHWEKWLWLGGLVFHWSLFIILIRHLRFFTEPVPAFITGLEGLDGFFRVGFQGLLLTDVGILAAVTYLFLRRALIPQIRYISLPGDYVPLFLILGIAISGILMRYFYRVDVTAVKELAMGLVTFRPGLPAGLGTLFYVHLFLVSSLLAYFPFSKLVHMGGIFLSPTRNLPNNSRAFRHINPWNYPVKVHTYEEYEDEFRDKMKAAGLPVERE, from the coding sequence GTGAAGATGGGATTTTCGCTCTTGGTAGTTGCTATTTTGGTAGCGGCAGCCATATTGGGCTCGGCCATAAGCCAGCTGCAGTTCCTGTTGGCCGTGGTAGTGCCTTACGGGGCAGCCGCCACCTTCCTTTTGGGCCTAGTCTATCGAATCATCAAGTGGGGTCGGGTACCCGTCCCCTTCCGCATTCCCACCACCGCCGGCCAGCAAAAGTCCCTGCCCTGGATCAAAGCCAGCGCCTTGGATAATCCTTGGTCGGCACCTGGAGTGGCCGGGAGGATCGCCCTGGAAGTGCTGTTCTTCAGATCTTTGCTTAGGAATACTAGGACTGAAGTACACCTGGAGCCCAAGGGGCCAAAGCTGGCCTACCACTGGGAAAAATGGCTTTGGCTCGGGGGGTTGGTTTTTCACTGGTCGCTCTTTATTATCCTCATTCGCCACCTTCGCTTTTTTACCGAGCCAGTGCCGGCATTCATCACTGGGCTGGAGGGGTTAGATGGCTTTTTCCGGGTGGGCTTTCAAGGCCTGCTCTTGACCGATGTGGGGATCCTAGCAGCCGTTACTTATCTATTCTTGCGGCGGGCGCTCATCCCCCAGATCCGCTATATTTCCCTCCCCGGCGATTACGTCCCCTTGTTTTTGATCCTGGGTATAGCCATTTCCGGCATCCTGATGCGCTACTTCTATCGAGTGGATGTCACCGCCGTCAAGGAGCTGGCCATGGGGCTGGTAACCTTTAGGCCCGGGCTCCCAGCCGGACTGGGTACCCTCTTTTATGTCCACCTCTTCTTGGTCAGTAGTCTTCTAGCCTACTTCCCCTTCAGCAAGCTGGTGCACATGGGCGGCATTTTCCTTAGCCCCACCCGCAACCTGCCCAACAACAGCCGCGCTTTCCGGCACATCAACCCCTGGAACTACCCGGTTAAGGTCCATACCTATGAGGAGTATGAAGACGAGTTCCGGGACAAGATGAAAGCTGCCGGCCTGCCAGTGGAGCGAGAATAA